A genomic region of Candidatus Margulisiibacteriota bacterium contains the following coding sequences:
- a CDS encoding adenylosuccinate synthase, with amino-acid sequence MSIKVLIGTQWGDEGKGKITDLLAEKSDVVIRYQGGNNAGHTLVVNGEVFKLHLIPSGVLYKNILCIIGNGVVIDPEILLKEMDGLVARGVSVNNLRISGNAHVILPFHRMLDHLQEEGRTQDNKIGTTSRGIGPAYTDKISRTGVRMIDLLDESKLSDRIKEKNWGELLGVTEQQIHSVVQDLLKFGERLKSYIVDSVSLIHKLRKEGKEIFLEGAQGTMLDVDFGTYPFVTSSNPTAGGACTGSGIGPTMIDDVIGVVKAYTTRVGEGPFPTELKEEIGAFLREKGLEFGTTTGRARRCGWLDLVVLKYSANVNSLTKIALTKIDVLSGMKELKICKAYKINGKIVSDFPSDREILEKAIPVYETFKGWDEDISNCKTFKELPKNAQIYIEAIEKEMEVPIDIVSVGSGRERTIIR; translated from the coding sequence ATGAGTATAAAAGTTTTAATCGGCACACAGTGGGGAGATGAAGGTAAGGGAAAAATTACCGACCTTCTTGCAGAAAAAAGTGACGTAGTTATTAGGTATCAAGGCGGAAATAATGCTGGACATACTTTAGTTGTAAACGGAGAAGTATTTAAACTTCATTTAATTCCTTCAGGTGTTCTTTATAAAAATATTTTGTGCATTATTGGCAATGGAGTAGTCATAGATCCTGAGATTTTATTGAAAGAAATGGACGGGCTTGTTGCTCGAGGAGTTTCAGTAAACAATTTAAGAATCAGTGGCAATGCACATGTGATTCTTCCCTTTCATAGAATGCTAGACCATTTACAAGAAGAAGGTAGAACCCAGGATAATAAAATAGGGACAACTTCTCGTGGTATTGGCCCAGCGTATACAGATAAAATATCCCGAACCGGTGTTAGAATGATTGATTTATTAGATGAAAGCAAACTTTCTGACAGAATAAAAGAAAAAAATTGGGGAGAGCTTTTGGGTGTTACTGAACAACAAATTCACTCTGTTGTGCAAGATTTGTTAAAGTTTGGTGAACGATTGAAGTCTTATATTGTTGACTCTGTTTCTTTAATCCATAAGTTAAGAAAAGAAGGTAAAGAAATTTTTCTTGAGGGAGCTCAAGGCACAATGCTTGATGTTGATTTCGGCACATATCCATTTGTAACAAGTTCAAATCCAACAGCTGGTGGTGCTTGTACTGGCAGTGGCATTGGACCAACGATGATAGATGATGTTATTGGTGTTGTTAAGGCGTATACAACAAGAGTAGGAGAAGGACCGTTTCCAACTGAGCTCAAGGAAGAAATTGGAGCGTTCTTGAGAGAAAAAGGACTAGAGTTTGGTACAACGACTGGAAGAGCTAGAAGATGTGGTTGGCTTGATTTGGTCGTTCTGAAGTATTCAGCTAATGTAAATAGTTTAACTAAGATTGCTTTAACAAAAATAGATGTATTATCTGGCATGAAAGAATTAAAGATATGTAAAGCCTATAAAATAAACGGAAAAATTGTTTCTGATTTTCCTAGTGATCGAGAAATATTAGAAAAAGCTATTCCTGTATATGAAACTTTCAAAGGTTGGGATGAAGACATTTCAAACTGCAAGACATTTAAAGAGTTGCCTAAAAATGCACAAATTTATATTGAAGCCATTGAAAAAGAAATGGAAGTTCCGATTGATATTGTCTCTGTTGGAAGTGGCAGAGAAAGGACAATTATTAGATGA
- a CDS encoding argininosuccinate synthase has translation MREKIVLAYSGGLDTSVIIPWLIETYNYDVIAFAADVGQGGEELEGLREKAIKSGASKCYIEDLREEFANEYILPTLQARAVYEGKYLLGTSFSRPLIAKKQVEIARKENATAVGHGATGKGNDQVRFELTFMALGSDLKIVAPWKDSNWNIQSREDAVEYANARNIPIPVSKEKIYSRDRNLWHISHEGAELENPANEPDQNRIFMISSPLEKAVDTPEYVELEYKQGVPIKLNGKSMKFYEIIEQLNLIGGKHAIGQIDITENRLVGMKSRGVYETPGGSILYFAQHALETLVLDKDTFHFKEHVALKYAELVYNGFWFATLRESLDAFIKETQHNMTGKVKVKLYKGNIILSSVESPYSLYNEEIATFGASELYDHKDATGFIKLLGLPFKLRKR, from the coding sequence ATGAGAGAAAAGATAGTCTTAGCTTACAGTGGTGGATTAGACACTTCTGTTATTATTCCTTGGTTAATAGAAACTTACAATTATGATGTTATCGCTTTTGCTGCTGATGTTGGGCAGGGTGGAGAAGAGTTAGAAGGTCTCAGAGAGAAAGCAATCAAGAGTGGTGCTTCTAAATGTTATATAGAAGATCTTCGAGAAGAGTTTGCCAACGAATATATTTTACCTACACTTCAAGCAAGGGCAGTGTATGAAGGTAAGTATTTACTAGGAACATCTTTTTCTAGACCATTAATTGCCAAGAAACAGGTTGAAATAGCCCGAAAAGAAAACGCAACTGCAGTTGGCCATGGAGCTACGGGCAAAGGTAATGATCAAGTTAGATTTGAGCTTACTTTTATGGCTTTAGGTTCGGATTTGAAAATAGTTGCCCCCTGGAAGGATTCCAATTGGAACATTCAAAGCAGAGAAGATGCAGTAGAGTATGCTAATGCTAGGAATATTCCTATTCCAGTTTCAAAGGAAAAAATTTATTCAAGAGATAGAAACTTGTGGCATATAAGTCACGAAGGAGCAGAACTTGAAAACCCAGCAAACGAGCCAGACCAAAATAGAATATTTATGATTTCATCACCGCTTGAAAAAGCAGTAGATACGCCTGAATATGTGGAATTAGAATATAAACAGGGTGTGCCAATTAAATTGAATGGTAAGTCAATGAAGTTTTATGAGATCATAGAACAATTAAATTTAATAGGTGGCAAGCACGCAATAGGTCAAATTGATATTACTGAAAACAGACTAGTTGGCATGAAATCGCGTGGAGTTTATGAAACACCGGGTGGTTCAATTTTATATTTTGCTCAACATGCTTTAGAAACACTGGTTTTGGATAAAGATACTTTTCATTTTAAAGAACATGTAGCACTTAAATATGCAGAGCTTGTCTATAATGGATTTTGGTTTGCTACGCTGAGAGAATCGCTGGACGCTTTTATTAAAGAAACTCAGCATAATATGACTGGCAAAGTTAAAGTTAAATTATACAAAGGTAATATTATTTTATCTTCTGTTGAGTCGCCTTATAGCTTGTATAACGAGGAAATTGCTACTTTTGGAGCGAGTGAACTTTATGACCATAAAGATGCTACAGGTTTCATTAAGTTGCTGGGTTTACCGTTTAAGCTTAGAAAAAGATGA